The genomic window CGAAGAGAGAGTGTTACTCCTTCCCTCAAACTCCTAACTTCTCTTTAAAAGATATTCAGATATGGGCTTAAGCTTCAAAAGTCTTATCGCAGCAGTATTGATATTTATAAGTGCTGGCAGACTCGTTTTTCGCCTAATACTTCGATATTTGATATCAGATCAGTTCACAGATAATCGTACTTGCTGTCTTCCTCGTCCACATCATCCTCGTAATCTACCTTCTGCACTGTAACTTTATTTTCCTCTCCATTCTTCAATGATGAGACGAAGCCACCAGTAAGCGAAAAGGCTATGAGTATGGCAATTGAAGAAGGTACAATTATGAAAAAGGTGTAGATGACACCGGCATATGAATACAGGTATGTGGCAAAGTTTGAAATTGATACTACACCGCTGGTAGAGAGCGGCAGGACTCCATAACCCACGTATTTCTCGGCGATTCCCAGAGCACCGGTTCTGAACGGGTAGAGCAGCACTGCGATTATCACAAAAAGTCCGGAGACGGCGAGAGAACTGATGAAGCCGTTTCTCATGTTTCCAGATTTTCTTCCTCCCAGATAACCAGCTAGGGCGGGTCCAGTCACAGGTAGCCACCAGAGTATGACGGAAAAGAGTAGCATGTAGGCGAAACCAGAATAGAGTGAATACACATTTTTCTCATTCGATACCTCTTCCTTTACACCAGCCATGGAATATGCCATTGTCTGACAAAAACAAAAATAGTATTTTAGCTTATCTATGAGCAAGCATTAAGATCCAAATTTCTCAGATCTGCCAGCGAGTTGCATCAATATGTCCATGACATTGTAGCTTGTTATACGCAATGCTCCAAAACTTGAGGAGAATTCGTCGAAAAACTGAACACCGTCATTCATAACACCTTCCGTGTAGAAAACGATAGGAACTGGATCACCTGAATGATCCCTGAATGAGCACGGCGTGCTGTGGTCGCCTGTTATGCATAATACGGTTCTTTCACCTATGGTTCTCAATGGTTCAAGACCTTTATCTATTTCTTCGATTACCTCTCTTTTGAGCAGATAATTCCCATCATGGCCGGCAACGTCCGTCGCCTTTATGTTCACAAGAATGAAGTCATGGCTTTCTGTCAGCTGAACGGCCTTTTCGATTTTCCCTCTATAGTTTGATCCAACGGTTCCTGTGGCACCTGGAACGTCGAAGACATCCATCCTGAGAAGACTGCACAGGCCCTTTAGCCATGGGCTTCCGACGACGCAGGCACCTCTCATATGGTTCTTCTCCAGGAACGACGGGATATCAGGCACTTTGCCTGGGCTTCTGATCAGGAGTTCGTTACCGGGCAGCTTGCCATTCTTTGCCCTTTCTCTGTTGACCTCATGATTGGACAGCACCTCCCTCGCTCGATCGAGATAGGCATTGATGACCTCTGCTGTGCGATCTGCAGACGGATCCAGCGATCTTATGCGTTCAGGTGGCAAACCTTCCTTATGCGGATCTGAATCTGTGATCCTGTCAGATAAATCTGGGCCAGACACCACCAGTGCAGCTCGATGTTCAACTCCGCTCTTTACCCTGAATTTATAGTCGCCCATATCGATGCTAATAGCGGATGCTAGTGCATCATTGCCCCTGTTCTCCCTTCCTGCCCTCCTGTCTGTGATCTTTCCGTTTATGTTTGTGGCAAAATTTGCTCTGAAGGCCAGATCACCGGGATTTATATTCATACCAAGCCCCAGAGCCTCAAATGGGCCTCTGCCCGGGTAGTATATCTTTGGATCATAACCGAGAAGTGACATGTGCGAGGTATCGGAACCGCATCTGATGCCAGGGGATATTGGATGCATTATTCCATTTATTCCGTGGGAAGCTATCCAGTTCAGGTTGGGCCTGAAAGCCGCCTGAAGCGGTGTTCTATTCTTCAGTTCATATCCAGGTCTGTCACCAAGGCCGTCGAGGACTATAAGTATGATGCTCTTCATCGTTTCATCGATTTACCTCCTGAATATAAAGGATCAGTGGCGGCTGATAAAATAGTGGAATATATATAAGTAAATTTATATTTGATGATTAAAATTATGATTATATCTCTAACGCATGCAAAATGTTTATAAACTGAGAGATGTATGCCTCATCTTCAGATCAATCCTCTGGTGGCATAGGCCTCCTGTGCAGCAGTATATGAGTATGGTTTGAACCTGTCCAGTATGGGCAGATCCTCGTACGATACCTGATCCATCACATTGAGATATTTGAGTATTCCTTGAACTGCTATATCGCCGTCCCTGACAGCACTTATGAGATCACGATTTGGGTTCGTGGAATCTCCACCCGAGAATACGCCCTCGATAGAGGTCATCCCATTCTGGTCGATGATGGGCTCGCCATGCGGATTCAGCCTCAGTTTCTTAACGTAATCACCTAGGAAGGAATAATCAGTTTCCTGACCCGTGGCCTCGATGACCATATCCACGTTTATTGTGTATACTTTATCCTTTATTGGTACAGGTTTTGCCCTTCCCTTTCCCTCCTTGACCATCTCATTCTTCCAGTATTTCATTGCAACTACTCTGCCGTTTTCTTTCACATATTCGAATGGAGTCACTTCCCACACATATTCAACGTTCTCCTCCTCTGCCTCCTCCATCTCCTCATCCGCATTCATGCTCGGATAACCTGGCCTGTCAACATCTCTCCTTCTGTACATTATGTATACATGCTTGGCGCCGAGCCGGAGTGAAGTTCTGGCTGAGTCGTTGGCTGTGAAACCTCCGCCGATGACTGCTACCGTATCTCCTACATCTATCCTTTCGCCGAAACTTGCCCTCTCGAGGAACTCTGTGGCATGCATCACATTCGGTGCATCGCTGCCTGGCGTACCGGTCATCCTGGGTTTATGATTCCCAACACCTAGAAATACGGCATCATAACTCTTTATTATCTGATCGAATGATATGTCTCTTCCCACCTTGGTATTCAGTTTGACATCCACGCCTCTGGATATTATGTACCCGATCTCCTTATCCAGGATGCTTTGCGGTAGCCTGTATCTTGGTATGCCAGTCTTCATGAACCCTCCAAGGGCAGGTCTCTCCTCGAACACTGTGACTTTGACACCTTGGAGGCTCAGATAATAGGCCACGGTCAAGCCTGCCGGGCCTCCTCCAATCACTGCCACCTTCTTTCCTATGAACTTTCTCTTCTGTGGTCTGAGAATCTCTCCATAGTCATCAAACTTGTCTGCAGCATAACGCTTCAGGTGCCTTATGGCTATCGGGCCCCCGCCATCGTACATGACGCACACATCTTCGCACATATGCGTGCATACCCTGCCTATTATGGCCGGAAAGGGAAGGGTTTCCATGATGATCCTCACAGTCTGAGCCGGATCTCCAGCTGCCGTACTCCTTATGTAGCCAGATATGTCCAGACTGGCGGGGCATGCTGCAGAACACATATTACAGCCTAAGCATCTGCTTGCCTCGGCAATTGCCTCCTCATCGGTATAATTATCCAGCGGTTCCAAATCAAACGTCTTAGCCCTTTCCCCAGGTTCAGCCTTTTTTATCCGGACTCTTTCAAAA from Thermoplasma sp. Kam2015 includes these protein-coding regions:
- a CDS encoding 2,3-bisphosphoglycerate-independent phosphoglycerate mutase, producing MKSIILIVLDGLGDRPGYELKNRTPLQAAFRPNLNWIASHGINGIMHPISPGIRCGSDTSHMSLLGYDPKIYYPGRGPFEALGLGMNINPGDLAFRANFATNINGKITDRRAGRENRGNDALASAISIDMGDYKFRVKSGVEHRAALVVSGPDLSDRITDSDPHKEGLPPERIRSLDPSADRTAEVINAYLDRAREVLSNHEVNRERAKNGKLPGNELLIRSPGKVPDIPSFLEKNHMRGACVVGSPWLKGLCSLLRMDVFDVPGATGTVGSNYRGKIEKAVQLTESHDFILVNIKATDVAGHDGNYLLKREVIEEIDKGLEPLRTIGERTVLCITGDHSTPCSFRDHSGDPVPIVFYTEGVMNDGVQFFDEFSSSFGALRITSYNVMDILMQLAGRSEKFGS
- a CDS encoding NAD(P)-dependent oxidoreductase produces the protein MLSFERVRIKKAEPGERAKTFDLEPLDNYTDEEAIAEASRCLGCNMCSAACPASLDISGYIRSTAAGDPAQTVRIIMETLPFPAIIGRVCTHMCEDVCVMYDGGGPIAIRHLKRYAADKFDDYGEILRPQKRKFIGKKVAVIGGGPAGLTVAYYLSLQGVKVTVFEERPALGGFMKTGIPRYRLPQSILDKEIGYIISRGVDVKLNTKVGRDISFDQIIKSYDAVFLGVGNHKPRMTGTPGSDAPNVMHATEFLERASFGERIDVGDTVAVIGGGFTANDSARTSLRLGAKHVYIMYRRRDVDRPGYPSMNADEEMEEAEEENVEYVWEVTPFEYVKENGRVVAMKYWKNEMVKEGKGRAKPVPIKDKVYTINVDMVIEATGQETDYSFLGDYVKKLRLNPHGEPIIDQNGMTSIEGVFSGGDSTNPNRDLISAVRDGDIAVQGILKYLNVMDQVSYEDLPILDRFKPYSYTAAQEAYATRGLI